From the genome of Rhizobacter sp. AJA081-3:
AGATGCTGCCGCTGGCCGTGCAGGCCGCGATGGCGGCGATCGAGAAGATCTGCCCGGAAGCGAAGAACCTGCTGCTGATCCCCGAGAAGCACACGCGCAACACCTTCTACCTGACCAACGTGCAGCGGCTGATGCAGATCTTCACGCAGGCCGGGCTGAACGTGCGCCTGGGCACGCTGGACGACACGATCACCACGCCCACCGAGGTCGCGCTGCCCGACGGCAGCAGCCTGAAGCTCGAGCCGCTGCTGCGCACGCGCGGCCGCCTGGGGCTGAAGGACTTCGATCCCTGCACGATCCTGCTCAACAACGACCTGTCGGGCGGCATCCCGAAGATCCTCGAGAACCTGCATGAGCAGTACCTGCTGCCGCCGCTGCACGCCGGCTGGGCGGTGCGGCGCAAGACCAACCACTTCCAGGCCTACGAGGAAGTGGCAAAGAAGTTCGCCAAACTGCTGGGCATGGACCCGTGGCTGATCAACCCGATGTTCGCGCACTGCGGCGAGGTCGACTTCAGCGACGGCACCGGCAGCGAGTGCCTGATGAGCAACGCCGAGGCGCTGCTGGGCAAGATCCGCCGCAAGTACAAGGAATACGGCATCAACGAGAAGCCGTTCATCATCGTCAAGGCCGACGCAGGCACCTACGGCATGGGCATCATGACCGTGCGCGATCCGAAAGACCTGGCCGAACTCAACCGCAAGACGCGCAACAAGATGAGCGTCATCAAGGAAGGCCAGCAGGTCACCCAGGTGATCCTGCAGGAAGGCGTGCCGACCTACGAGCGCGTCAACGACGCCGTTGCCGAGCCGGTGGTCTACATGATCGATCGCTACGTGGTCGGGGGCTTCTACCGCGTCAACGCCGAGCGCGGCATCGACGAGAACCTGAACTCGCCGGGGGCGAGCTTCGTGCCGCTGGCTTTCGCCGAGTCCGGCCATCTGCCGCGGCCGGGCGCCAAGCCGGGCGCCAGCGCGCCGAACCGCTTCTACATGTACGGCGTGATCGCCCGCCTGGCCATGGTGGCGGCCAGTTATGAGCTGGAAGCGACCGACCCGGACGCGGAGATCTACGAGTAGGGGCGCCCGTCCACACCGCGTTGCTGCGCTGCAACATGGTTTGACCGAGGGTAACCGGGGCGCACAATGGCGCTCTCTCGAAGAACGAGCCGGACCGGGTTGAGCCCCGCCACCGGTATCACGTGAGCCAGCCCAGTTCGAAGTCCAGCCTCGCGGCATTGACGCTCGGCGCCGTCGGCGTCGTCTACGGCGACATCGGCACCAGCCCGCTGTACGCCTTCAAGGAAGTGTTCGCGCACGGCCATGTGCCGATGAGCCCGGAGAACATCTACGGCGTGCTGTCGTTGATGTTCTGGACGCTGACCGTCATCGTCTCGCTGAAGTACGTGATGCTGATCCTGCGCGCCGACAACAATGGCGAGGGGGGGCTGATCGCCATGCTGGCGCTGGCCTCGGTGGCGGTGAAGGACAAGCCGGTGCTGCGCCAGCGGCTGCTGCTGATCGGCATCTTCGGTACGGCGATCTTTTTCGGCGACGGCGTCATCACGCCGGCGATCTCGGTGCTCTCGGCGGTCGAGGGCCTGGAAGTGGCGGCGCCCGCCCTGCACGCCTACATCGTGCCGATTACGCTGGTGGTGCTTACCGCGCTGTTCATGGTGCAGCGGCACGGCACGGCCCACGTGGGGCGCTTCTTCGGGCCGGTCACGGTGCTGTGGTTCGTGGTACTGGCGGTGCTGGGCGTGGTCCATATCGCCCGCAACCCGGCCATCCTGCTGGCGCTGAACCCGGTCTACGCGCTCGATTTCCTCACGGCGCACTTCGGCGTCGCCTTCGTCGCGCTCGGCTCGGTGGTGCTGTGCGTCACCGGTGCCGAGGCGCTGTACGCCGACATGGGGCACTTCGGCAAGCGGCCGATCCGCCTGGCCTGGTTCAGCCTGGTGATGCCGGCGCTGGTGATCAACTACTTCGGCCAGGGCGCGATGCTGCTCGTGCACCCGGAGAACGCGAAGAACCCGTTCTACGAGATGGCGCCGACCTGGGCGCTGTACCCGCTCATCGGCCTGGCCACCGCAGCCACGGTGATCGCCTCGCAGGCGCTGATCACCGCGGCCTTCTCGGTGACCAAGCAGGCCATCCAGCTCGGCTACCTGCCGCGGCTGCGCGTGCTGCACACCTCGGTGCGCGACACCGGGCAGATCTACCTGCCCTTCGTGAACTGGGGCCTGTACGTGTGCATCGTGTTCGCGGTGGTGCTGTTCGGCTCCTCCAGCAAGCTGGCCGCGGCCTACGGCATCGCGGTGACCATCGACATGCTGATCACCACGACGATGACTTTCTTCGTCATCCGCTACGGCTGGAAGTACCCATGGTGGCTGTGCGTGGCGGCCACCGGCTTCTTCTTCGTGGTCGACTTCATCTACTTCTCCGCCAACGTCGTCAAGGTGTTCGACGGCGGCTGGTTCCCGGTGGTCATCGGCGCGGCGATGTTCCTGCTGCTGATGACCTGGAAGCAGGGCCGCCGGCTGATGGCCGAG
Proteins encoded in this window:
- the gshA gene encoding glutamate--cysteine ligase, which translates into the protein MVPHLITALTGPINELEQRILESLPAIERWFRLEWMEHTPPFYTSVDVRNAGFKLAPVDTNLFPGGFNNLTEEMLPLAVQAAMAAIEKICPEAKNLLLIPEKHTRNTFYLTNVQRLMQIFTQAGLNVRLGTLDDTITTPTEVALPDGSSLKLEPLLRTRGRLGLKDFDPCTILLNNDLSGGIPKILENLHEQYLLPPLHAGWAVRRKTNHFQAYEEVAKKFAKLLGMDPWLINPMFAHCGEVDFSDGTGSECLMSNAEALLGKIRRKYKEYGINEKPFIIVKADAGTYGMGIMTVRDPKDLAELNRKTRNKMSVIKEGQQVTQVILQEGVPTYERVNDAVAEPVVYMIDRYVVGGFYRVNAERGIDENLNSPGASFVPLAFAESGHLPRPGAKPGASAPNRFYMYGVIARLAMVAASYELEATDPDAEIYE
- a CDS encoding potassium transporter Kup → MSQPSSKSSLAALTLGAVGVVYGDIGTSPLYAFKEVFAHGHVPMSPENIYGVLSLMFWTLTVIVSLKYVMLILRADNNGEGGLIAMLALASVAVKDKPVLRQRLLLIGIFGTAIFFGDGVITPAISVLSAVEGLEVAAPALHAYIVPITLVVLTALFMVQRHGTAHVGRFFGPVTVLWFVVLAVLGVVHIARNPAILLALNPVYALDFLTAHFGVAFVALGSVVLCVTGAEALYADMGHFGKRPIRLAWFSLVMPALVINYFGQGAMLLVHPENAKNPFYEMAPTWALYPLIGLATAATVIASQALITAAFSVTKQAIQLGYLPRLRVLHTSVRDTGQIYLPFVNWGLYVCIVFAVVLFGSSSKLAAAYGIAVTIDMLITTTMTFFVIRYGWKYPWWLCVAATGFFFVVDFIYFSANVVKVFDGGWFPVVIGAAMFLLLMTWKQGRRLMAERLREDAIDLPSFLEAVFVSPPVRVPGTAVFLVSDQGSTPNALLHNLKHNKVLHETNLFVTVRHHEIPWIGFDKRCDLASLGNDCWQVTLHFGFKNDPDVPEALALLKNRGVMLDEMETSYFLSRDIVIPTLGEGMSFWREKLFASMHRNAAAAADFLNLPTNRVVELGAKVEI